In Alteromonas macleodii, the sequence AGGTAGCTTTCAATATTAATTGAAGGGCGATGAGTAAACCCTTTAGCTGAGGCAACGCGGTGGATACGACCAATGAAACGCCCCATCCATTCGAGCTGGTCAAGGTTGTCATTCTCGAATTGTCTGCCGCCTACTGAAGGAAATAGCGCAAATCGATAGTCAGTTTCTGCCTCTGTGTGATGATGCAGCGTGTTACCGTTTAAAACGATAGGTGCAGCCAATGGAATTTCGTTATCCATAAGTTCAGCGGCAAACTCGTGCTCTTCAAGAATTTGCGCGTCTGTCCATCGACCTGGGCGATAGAATTTTGCCACATAGCGCTGACCATCTTCAGCCAAAAATTGATAAACGCGGTTTTCATAGCTGTTAAGCGCTAGTAGGCCGCTTTGAAGAAAAATGCCCTGGCTTTCCAGGGCATCTAATATGGTGTCTGGGCTAAGCCCAGAGAAAGAAAAATCTGTCATCGATAAAGGAATTTAGTTGGTTCATCAACAGTAACCGTTTCCCCATCAATTGTGGTGGTTACACTGATAAAAATATCGGTAACCGTATCTTCCAGATTATAAGCGTCCGTTGCAACTGAAATCGGTGTACTGTAAACCGCACCACCTTTAACTGTCACTTCTTGCTCGCCTATGTATTCATAGTCAGGAAGACCTTTTACAGCAATGGTATACTTTTGCTCTTGCTGGGTTTTGTTGAGCACTTTAATGGTATATACGTTTTCAATAAGCCCTTCATTGGTCTCGCGGTACAATGAGTTTCTATCGCGGATGATGTCGACTTCGGTTGGACTGCGCATCCAAATATTGGCAAACAACAAACCCGTCATAACCAAAAGAACGACAAAGTAGCCAATTAGCTTAGGACGAAAAACGTGAGTCTTGCCGCCCGCGAGCTCTTCTTCTGAGGTAAAGCTTATCAAGCCTTTTGGATAGCCCATTTTATCCATAACGCCGTTACAGGCATCAACACAGGCACCGCAGTTGATGCATTCGTATTGAAGGCCGTTGCGAATATCAATTCCAGTTGGGCAGACTTGAACACACAAATTACAGTCGATGCAGTCACCTAAGCCTTTTTCCTGTACCTGTTCGTGACTGAGCTTTCGAGGGCGTGGGCCGCGTTGTTCGCCACGTTTTGCATCGTAAGATACGGTGAAAGTATCTTTGTCGAACATGGCAGATTGGAATCGTGCATAAGGACAAATGTGCGTGCACATAATTTCACGCATATAGCCTGCATTTCCGTAAGTACAAACTGCAAAAAAGATAACCGAGAAACCCGCCCAGAAGCTGGTGTCAAATGTCACGAAGTCAACAAACAGGGCATCGATGGGGGTGAAGTAGCCAACAAAGGTTAGCGCAGTTAATAGTGCTACCAAAACCCAAGCAGTATGCTTTGCCGTTTTACGCAAAAATTTGTCAGTATCCATTTTGCGCGCATCAAGGGCTATACGCTTGTTTCGTGGGCCTTCGAACTTTTCTTCAAACCAAGTGTATATATATACCCATGTAGTTTGTGGGCACATAAAGCCACACCACACTCTGCCAGCGAAGGTAGTGACAAAAAACAAAGCGAAAGCGGAAACAATAAATATATAAGCCAGTAAGGTAAGGTCTTGAGGCCACAAAGTAAGAGAGAAAATAGTAAAACGTTGTTCGCCAATATCAAGTAATACTGCCTGATGGCCGTTGTACTGAATCCACGGAATAATGGCAAAAAGAGCTAAAAAGAAAAGACCAAAGAAACGCCTAAACGTTTCCAAAGGGCCCTTTACGGCGCGCACATAAATACGGCTACGGGAATCGTGTCGTTTACCCTCTGTGGCTCCTTTGGGCTTATGTACTTTTACCGGTGTAACGTTTTTGACCGGTATTTGTTCATTCATAGCTTAACCTTATGTGACGTAACAAACTGCCTGTGCAGTATAACTGCGTTCAACACGTCATATTTAATATAGATCAATAATGCGGCGTATGGTCTACCTTTTTAAACTTTCAGTCAATACTGAAAGTTCAGAAAGTAACATGGGTAGGTAGTTATTTTTCTTTGGCTTTAAGACATTTTGTAAATTTCTGCATACAGCGACATAGCTAACGGGCAGAAAATTGAGTAAATGGTAGGCCCGAAAAATTGTTGGTTGAAAAAGTATACAAGTTATACCTTAGTATAAACTATTGTGTTTACAGCAAGTTAGATAACACACTACCATGAAGCGCAATTATATGGCCAATAAGTATCCAAATCATGTACAGTGAACCTTGTTGTAATACAAATTAGTAAAGCATTTATTAGGTACATTGTTGGTGAAAGGTGCACAAAGTAGGCGCCACTCGTTGTAAACCCCTATCAAAGTTAGCTGAGAAGTTATGTTACGGTTCTTTATTATCGCTGCGGAAATTATTGTTTTGGTAATAGTGCTGCGCTCTCCTTTTGTTCAGTATCTATTTGAAGATATCCAAAACTCTGTTTCTGACTGGCTGGTGACCATTGCTACGCTTCCAGAGCGAAAAGAATTACGTAGTTTGCAAGATAAAATAAATATTGAATTAAGCCCTTTAAAACCTTATCAGCAAAGTTACGTCAAACAAATTACTGCCGATGCTGCGAGCGTAAAACGCTTCCATCACATTTATTGTGAAAACGACGATATAAACCCTAACTTTACGGGAACTAAACGCGCAAAACTGTGCCTAATTGTTAAGCAGTCTCCGGTTATGCAAGTTTCAAAGTGACATTAGCGTTTTACGTAAGAAAAAGTTGAACCTAAAACTTTTCTAATGTTTTTTTGATTAATAACTTTCCCAACGCTTGCTAACTTAAGGTTAAACGACTGAATTTAGGAGCATGAAAGTGAATAAACTACGAACTTTTTCTTGTTTAAGTTGCGCCGCAGCCGTAGGGGCTCTTGTTGTTTTTGCGCCAACTCAAGCCGCTGAGGTAGAGATAACATGGGAAGAGCCAGAGTCTTACAGTGACGTCAGGCCAGCCAATGAATCTCGTAAACGCTTTCGTGAGCGAACCTTAAAAGACTTGGAAGAGCACATTACGGAATTAGCAAGCGACTTACCCGAATCACAGGTTCTATCGATGACAGTGACAAACGTTGATTTGGCCGGTCAAGTTTGGCCTAGCCAGTTTGTAGGTTTTGGCAGCGGGGCTGGCAGCGATGTGCGAATAATCAAACGCATTGATATTCCAAGAATGACGTTTAGTTACTCGCTATCTAATTCTGATGGTCAGGTCATTTTAAGCGGTGAAGATGTGAAGCTTAAAGACATGGACTTTATGGAATCGAATATTCGTCACAACCGCACTGAGTCATTGTCGTACGAGAAGGCCATGCTTAACGACTGGTTTGCTGATACGTTCTCCACGCAAGTTGCGGCAAACGATTAAAACATTCCATTAAAAAGTGACTAGTCCTGAAATAGGTTGACACTTATTTCGGTTAAAACGCCCGATGTATTTCATCGGGCGTTTTGTATTTAAGGGCCAGATGTGGCCGCCTACCATTATAGATTGCTACTGACTCTGCAACCATTTTTCTCGCTTCTTCTAAATCTCTTGGCTTATGGAGTAAGTATTCATTTTTAAGGATACCGTTTATCCGTTCTGCAAGGGCGTTTTGATAGCAGTCGTAGCCATCTGTCATTGAGCACTGTACATCATGTTTTCTATGGAGTTTTTGATACTCTTCTGAGCAATACTGTATACCTCTGTCAGAATGATGTACGAGCTTTTCGTTCGTACTTTTTTGTTTAAGCGCTTGAGTAAATGCTTGCTTTACTGACTGCGTTCGCATGTTATCGTCAACCTGATAGCCCACAATCTTCCTTGAGTAAGCATCTGTAATGAGACTCACATAACTCTCTCCACTTCGCGTCGGTAAGTACGTGATATCCGCTACCCATAGCTGATTGGGTTTATCGGCTTTTAACCCCGCTTTAATGAGGTTGGGATGACAGCGGAACCGATGATGACTATTCGTTGTTTTGTGATAGGCACGCTTTGTCGGGACCAGTAGACGCCTTTCTCTTAGTAAATTAAAGAGATGATCCCTACCAATATCTATTTTTACGAGCGCAAGAAGATACTGTAGTTTCCTAGTACCGATACGAGGCTGAATCATTCGCTCCTGACGTACGAATTGAATGACCCTAGCCTCATGCGCTTCGCGCTTGAGTGAGCGAGCGCAGTGTTGGTAGTAAGCCTGACGAGAAATCTTCAGATAACGACAAGCTTTGGCTACGGAAACCCCGTCTATCACTTTTTCCTGGATGACTTTCTTTTGCGCTTTTTTACAACGCTTACTCCATAATCAGTTTCAAGAACATTCACGACGGCTTCAAAGAAATCAGCTTTCATTTTCGTATCAGCAAGCTCTTTCTCCAGAGCTTTAATACGCTGTTCTGGAGTGAGCTCTATTTTGGACTTATCCACGCAGTTACCTCGTTTAAGAAGCTTAGGTGTACCATCCGTCCAATTTAGACGACCATGCTTACGAAGCCAAACTAAAACCGTTGAACACCCCTGAATTCCGTAGTGGTCTTGTGCTTGTTTATATGTGAATTCGCCTTTTTCAACTTGGTCTACAACGGCCAGTTTAAAAGCGAGGGAATAATCGCGTTGCGTTCTTTTGCTATTTGATTTCATTACACTCTCCAAATTAAGTTTGAAAAGTGTCAACGTTATTTAGGATGGGTCAAAGGCAATAAAAAAGGTCACGTGTGGTGACCTTTTTTGTGTTCTTAGCCCAACTTTATTGGGCTAACAAAGCGTATGTTGCTTACAGGTAATCAAACTCATTACCCGAAATAGCGAGTGTGCTTTCTGGGCCAGCTTTGTAAGCGGCTTTATGCGCGTCACGGCGTACTAAAATGCGTTCCATATAGAAGTCACGAGTCTTCATCTTAGAAGCAGCAAGTACCGCATTGCCCGAGATTTGGGCTTTGTCTGCCATGCTGTACCACAGTACACCAATAAGTGAGTAAGCACTGTAAGCGAGATAGTCGCAAGCGGCGGAAGCTGCGGTTGTCGCATCCATCCCTAAACAGTCTGCTGAAGATGCGCGCCAGTCATCAAGAATACCTTGTGCTAGGCCTTTCGCTTCACTGTCTTGAATGTCGCTAACTAATGCACTAAACGCTTTATAAGTAGCTTCCATCATTTGTCCGCCATCGCGGGTAAGCTTACGACCGATAAGGTCTAGTGCCTGTATACCGTTTGTTCCTTCGTACAGCATTGCAATGCGCACATCGCGCATAAGTTGCTCCATACCCCACTCACGAATAAAACCGTGACCACCGAAAACCTGAACACCCAAGCTGGTGGTTTCAAGGCCCATATCGGTCATAAAAGCTTTACAGATAGGGGTTAAAAACTGAAGTATTTTGTCGGCATCTTCTTTTTCTTGGCCCTCACCAAGCTTTTCTACATCCATAAATTTAGCGTAGAAAAGTGAAAGTGCACGGCATCCTTCAATCAATGATTTCTGCGTAAGTAACATACGCGCTACGTCAGGTTGAAATACGATTGGGTCTGCTTTGCCGTCTGGGTTTTGGATACCCTGAGGTGCGCGAGACTGCACACGTTCACGGGCGTAGGTTAGCGCGCCTTGGTACGATGCTTCTGCCGCACCTAAGCCCTGAAGACCTACCTGGAAGCGGGCGTCGTTCATCATAGTGAACATGCATGCAAGGCCTTGGTTTTCTTCACCGACAAGGTAACCTGTTGCGCCGTCGAAGTTCATCACACAGGTTGGGCTGGCCTTGATCCCCATTTTGTGTTCAATGCTTCCTACAGAAAGGCTGTTTGCCTCGCCAGGCTCATTGCTAGCATCTGGAAGGAACTTAGGTACTAAGAACAGACTTATGCCCTTAACACCTTTTGGTGCGTCAGGTAGTCGAGCAAGAACAAGGTGAATAACGTTCGAACTCCAGTCGTGATCACCGGCAGTGATGAAGATTTTATTACCCGTTACTTTATAGCTGCCGTCGCCTTGTGGCTCAGCTTTGGTGCTAAGCAAGCTCAAATCTGTTCCCGCGTGAGGTTCGGTCAGGTTCATGGTACCTGTCCACTCACCGCTGATTAGCTTAGCAAGATAAATATCCTTTAATTCTTTACTGGCGTGTTTGGTAACCGCAAGTGTGGCGCTCTCTGTAAGCATTGTAGTTAAGCGCCAGCTTAAATTCGCTGCGTTTAACATTTCGTGAACCGGCACAGCCATGGTGTATGGCAAGTCTTGCCCGTCGTACTCGGCAGTGCCTAACATGGCATTCCAACCGTTCGCAACGTATTCTTGATAAGCATCTGCAAAGCCTTTAGGCGTGGTAATTTTACCGTCTTCAAGCTTACAGCCTTCTTCATCACCTTCACGATTGAGTGGGGCAACGACATCTAGAGCAAACTTTGCGCCTTGCGCAATAATTTCATTGGCCAGTTCGCTATCAAAGTCGCTGATACCGAGCTTTTCGTAGTGAGCATCAAGTCCAAGCCAGTCTTTTAATAAGAACTGAAAATCAGTTGTAGGGGCGTGGTACAGAGGCATGGATGACTCCTTTTTCAAACAAGTGTTTTAATTTTGCCTATTATAGTCACAAAAAGCGTAGTCCGAATAGTCCGTTAAAGGAAAGTTAATAATAAATTTGGATGATGTGGCAATGAAAGCATCCCATGAAAATGCTAGTGATGATGCCTTGAGCGTCACTGCTGATATAGAATGGCGAACACAAATGCTAAGCTCGCTTGCAATTCACATTCTCACTGGCATGCTTAGCCTACATTGAAGTAACACATACGCACCAGCAACACGGTACATAAAGACATGAATTCAGATAGCGCGAAGAAAAACCTTGAACATAGTAGTAATGAAGCGCGGGCCCCGGTTTGTATAGTCACAGGTGGAAGCTTGGGTATCGGTTTCGCGGTATGCAAGTTGTTTAGCGAAAATGGCTATCAAGTGGTTAACTTAGATATAAGAAACTTTGAGCAAGCTGTGACTAACGCTATTTGGAAGCCTTGTGATGTAAGCGTGGTAAGTAACATTAAGACTGCAATCGATGAAGTTATGACGGCTTATCAACGCATAGACGCGTTAGTGTGTAATGCTGGTATCCACGTGTCTGCAACTATTGAGGATACCGACGAAGCCTTGCTTGATAAGGTGCTTAGTCTTAACGTTAAAGGCGCCTATGGCGCAATTAAATCATGCTTGCCTACGATGAAAAAGCAGGGGAGTGGAGCTATTGTGGTGATGGGATCTGATCAGTCTTTTGTAGGAAAGCGAAACTCCTTTGCCTACGGGGTAAGTAAAGGTGCGCTGGCGTCTATCGCAAAAACCACGGCACTTGATTATGCCCCATATAACATTCGCGTTAACGCGGTATGCCCAGGCACCATTGAAACCCCTTTATTTCATAACGCGATTGACAATTACGTTGCTCGCTCAGGCGCAATTAAAAGCGATGTGGTAGCCGAAGAAGCTGCAGCCCAGCCTATTGGGCGATTAGGTCAGCCAGAGGATGTAGCGGAACTGACCTATTTTTTATGTAGCGATAAGGCGTCTTTCATCACGGGAAGTTTGTATGCTGTGGATGGGGGCTATACGGCTCAATAAGAGGCACAGAAAGCGCTGCTCAATAGTGAGAGCGAAATAGCGCTACAGCAAATAAGCGATGTAAAAAACGCTACACGCAGTGCACAAATTCAGGGTTAAAGAATAAAAAATGGTTCAGCATTCACAAACGTGGGTAGACCCTCATGTCCATCTTTTTGCGTTAGATGAAGGTCAGTACAATTGGCTAAAACCCACTAATGCGCCTTTTTGGGCTGATAAGAAAAATATTGCCAAAAATACCACAGAGACGATGCTTCATTGCGCATCTTTAGGTCAGCTTTGTGGGTTTGTGCATATTGAAGCTGGCTACGATAACAGTAGACCGTGGCGAGAAATTGCCTTTCTAGAGCGTCATTGTACACTGCCATTTCGCTCGGTTGGTTGCATAGATTTAGCTGGAAACAGCGTTGGCAGTCATATTGATAAGCTAGGGCTGTATTCCTCTGTATCAGGCCTTCGCCATATTTTAGATGATGAGGCTGAAACGCTTTTGCGCGCCCCTAAAGTAAAGTGGGCGCTTGGTCACATGGCTACTAAAGGCTTGTCTTTTGATGCTCAGTTTAATATTGCAGATAGTAGTGCCGTAGTTGCATTACTTAACGTATTAGAACAAAACCCAGCTTTGAAAGTAGCAATTAACCACGCCGCTCTTGCGCCACTTGATAAAAACAGCTTGGCGTTTAGAACGTGGCGACAAAATACTCGAGTCTTGAATGAAACCGGGCAGGTTGCGTTTAAGTTTTCAGGGTTAGAAATGCAAGAGCGGAGGTGGCACTGGCAGCGAGCCAACTATATTTTTGAAACCTTATTGGACACAGTTGGCACAAATCAAATCATGTTTGCGAGCAACTTCCCGTTGTGCCAGTGGCGAATGGCTTATGCTGAGCTTTGGCATGGGTTCTCAGATATGATAACGCCGCTTTCTGAAACTCAAAAAGCGGCGCTGTTGTCTATAAACGCCAAGCAATGGTACGACATCGCTTAAGCGCCAGCCGGAAACTAGCCTCATAGCTTATTCCGGCGCTGTCGAGCTCTCCAGGTACTTTGTGTAAAGGTCGTGCAAACGTACAAGAGGCCGGTATGTAAGTTTGCTATTTAAGTTCCGTTACCGTCATGTGTGGCGAGCGGTAAACCACCTCATCGTTTAGGTCGATACCAATTCCCGGCGTGTCAGGCGCTTCTATAAAGCCGTTAACTGGCTGAGGGTCTTGAATACAAAGCTCACGGTTCCAATCTTTGATGGCATAGGTGTGATGCTCGTGAATTAAAAAGTTTGGAATAGCCGTTTCTAAATGCAAACTTGCCGCCGTAGCAACTGGGCCGCCGCAAACATGAGCCTGAATGCGTACATCGTAAATATCCGCATAATCACATACCTTCTTCGCTTCTGTAAAACCACCGCAAAGGCCAACATCAGGTTGAAGTACATCAAGAGACTGGTCTTCAAGGTACGGGCGTACGTCCCAGCGGTGATACAAGCGTTCACCGCCCGCAATCGGCACGTTGACGTTCTTCGCCACTTTGTCGTGAAGTTTAGAGTTAAGGTAATTAACCGGCTCTTCGTAATACAAACAGCCAATTTCTTCTACGATATCGCCGAGCTGAATGGCCGTTGATGCACCTAACAAGCTGTGACATTCAAAGATAATGTCACCATCTTCGCCCATGGTGTCTCTAATTGCCTGAAGGCGAGCTTTGAAAAGTTTAAGCTCGGGCTTAGTAAACAGCTTAGTTCTGTCAAAGTGAGTGTTGCCGTCTTTGTCGTAAACGATAGGGTCAACTTTTACCGCGTCGTAACCGTCTTTCAGCGCTTTTTCAGTGGCGCGAGCATAATCTGCTGGGTCGTTAAGTTTGGTGACTTCTTTATCCCAGTCAAACTGTAGCTGGCTGGCATAACTACGAAGTTTGCCATTCGTTTTACCACCAAGTAGTTCATAAACAGGCAAACCAAGTGCTTTGCCTTTAATATCCCAAAGCGCGGTATCAATCGCGCTCATCGCGGCATAAATTACCGGTCCGCCGCCTAATCCCCAAAAGCCCTCGCGCAGCATTCTCGACCAAAGCAGCTCAGTGTGGAAAGGGTTAAAGCCAATTAGCATGGCTTCGGCAATTTCCTTTATCATATGCGCTGCGGCGCTATGGCCCCAGTCATAAGCAAGCCCTGCTTCACCTACGCCAGTAATGCCTTCATCAGTGTAAACACGTACAAAAACAGGGTTCCACTGTGGGCGTTTAGGGCATTCGATATCAAAAATTTCTACTTTGGTGACTTTCATGTGTTAAAACAATTCCTGTTTAAAATGAGTTGGCGTTTAGCTAAATAGGCTCAATTATTCGCAAAAACTTGGATCTAATTTATAGGCTTTGCGCAACATAGCAGGCCATGCTTTTTGACCGCCAGTCTCGCCGCTGTGAACAACATTTGCCTGAGCATATATACCATCAATAATGCTTTGCGGTATTTCGATAACTGATTCGTTAGATTGCATTAATGCAAGCTGGATTTCGCACGCACGCTGTAAATCGTAAAAGCGCATAAAGGCGTCGCCAACGGTTGGACCAAGGGTTAAACCGCCATGGTTAGGCAAAAGCATGTGGTTCGTATCGCCAAGATCGTCTTGCAAACGCTTCTTTTCGCTATCGTCTACGGCCAAGCCTTCATAGCTGTGATAAGAAAGCGAAGGAAGCGAAAACATTGAATACTGACTCCACGGCTTCAATCCGCCTTTCACCGAAGCTACGGAAATGGTAGCTAATGTATGTAGGT encodes:
- the ccoG gene encoding cytochrome c oxidase accessory protein CcoG; amino-acid sequence: MNEQIPVKNVTPVKVHKPKGATEGKRHDSRSRIYVRAVKGPLETFRRFFGLFFLALFAIIPWIQYNGHQAVLLDIGEQRFTIFSLTLWPQDLTLLAYIFIVSAFALFFVTTFAGRVWCGFMCPQTTWVYIYTWFEEKFEGPRNKRIALDARKMDTDKFLRKTAKHTAWVLVALLTALTFVGYFTPIDALFVDFVTFDTSFWAGFSVIFFAVCTYGNAGYMREIMCTHICPYARFQSAMFDKDTFTVSYDAKRGEQRGPRPRKLSHEQVQEKGLGDCIDCNLCVQVCPTGIDIRNGLQYECINCGACVDACNGVMDKMGYPKGLISFTSEEELAGGKTHVFRPKLIGYFVVLLVMTGLLFANIWMRSPTEVDIIRDRNSLYRETNEGLIENVYTIKVLNKTQQEQKYTIAVKGLPDYEYIGEQEVTVKGGAVYSTPISVATDAYNLEDTVTDIFISVTTTIDGETVTVDEPTKFLYR
- a CDS encoding DUF3016 domain-containing protein; the protein is MNKLRTFSCLSCAAAVGALVVFAPTQAAEVEITWEEPESYSDVRPANESRKRFRERTLKDLEEHITELASDLPESQVLSMTVTNVDLAGQVWPSQFVGFGSGAGSDVRIIKRIDIPRMTFSYSLSNSDGQVILSGEDVKLKDMDFMESNIRHNRTESLSYEKAMLNDWFADTFSTQVAAND
- a CDS encoding IS3 family transposase (programmed frameshift); protein product: MKSNSKRTQRDYSLAFKLAVVDQVEKGEFTYKQAQDHYGIQGCSTVLVWLRKHGRLNWTDGTPKLLKRGNCVDKSKIELTPEQRIKALEKELADTKMKADFFEAVVNVLETDYGVSVVKKRKRKFIQEKVIDGVSVAKACRYLKISRQAYYQHCARSLKREAHEARVIQFVRQERMIQPRIGTRKLQYLLALVKIDIGRDHLFNLLRERRLLVPTKRAYHKTTNSHHRFRCHPNLIKAGLKADKPNQLWVADITYLPTRSGESYVSLITDAYSRKIVGYQVDDNMRTQSVKQAFTQALKQKSTNEKLVHHSDRGIQYCSEEYQKLHRKHDVQCSMTDGYDCYQNALAERINGILKNEYLLHKPRDLEEARKMVAESVAIYNGRRPHLALKYKTPDEIHRAF
- a CDS encoding acyl-CoA dehydrogenase family protein, encoding MPLYHAPTTDFQFLLKDWLGLDAHYEKLGISDFDSELANEIIAQGAKFALDVVAPLNREGDEEGCKLEDGKITTPKGFADAYQEYVANGWNAMLGTAEYDGQDLPYTMAVPVHEMLNAANLSWRLTTMLTESATLAVTKHASKELKDIYLAKLISGEWTGTMNLTEPHAGTDLSLLSTKAEPQGDGSYKVTGNKIFITAGDHDWSSNVIHLVLARLPDAPKGVKGISLFLVPKFLPDASNEPGEANSLSVGSIEHKMGIKASPTCVMNFDGATGYLVGEENQGLACMFTMMNDARFQVGLQGLGAAEASYQGALTYARERVQSRAPQGIQNPDGKADPIVFQPDVARMLLTQKSLIEGCRALSLFYAKFMDVEKLGEGQEKEDADKILQFLTPICKAFMTDMGLETTSLGVQVFGGHGFIREWGMEQLMRDVRIAMLYEGTNGIQALDLIGRKLTRDGGQMMEATYKAFSALVSDIQDSEAKGLAQGILDDWRASSADCLGMDATTAASAACDYLAYSAYSLIGVLWYSMADKAQISGNAVLAASKMKTRDFYMERILVRRDAHKAAYKAGPESTLAISGNEFDYL
- a CDS encoding SDR family NAD(P)-dependent oxidoreductase, giving the protein MNSDSAKKNLEHSSNEARAPVCIVTGGSLGIGFAVCKLFSENGYQVVNLDIRNFEQAVTNAIWKPCDVSVVSNIKTAIDEVMTAYQRIDALVCNAGIHVSATIEDTDEALLDKVLSLNVKGAYGAIKSCLPTMKKQGSGAIVVMGSDQSFVGKRNSFAYGVSKGALASIAKTTALDYAPYNIRVNAVCPGTIETPLFHNAIDNYVARSGAIKSDVVAEEAAAQPIGRLGQPEDVAELTYFLCSDKASFITGSLYAVDGGYTAQ
- a CDS encoding amidohydrolase family protein; the protein is MVQHSQTWVDPHVHLFALDEGQYNWLKPTNAPFWADKKNIAKNTTETMLHCASLGQLCGFVHIEAGYDNSRPWREIAFLERHCTLPFRSVGCIDLAGNSVGSHIDKLGLYSSVSGLRHILDDEAETLLRAPKVKWALGHMATKGLSFDAQFNIADSSAVVALLNVLEQNPALKVAINHAALAPLDKNSLAFRTWRQNTRVLNETGQVAFKFSGLEMQERRWHWQRANYIFETLLDTVGTNQIMFASNFPLCQWRMAYAELWHGFSDMITPLSETQKAALLSINAKQWYDIA
- a CDS encoding mandelate racemase/muconate lactonizing enzyme family protein, translating into MKVTKVEIFDIECPKRPQWNPVFVRVYTDEGITGVGEAGLAYDWGHSAAAHMIKEIAEAMLIGFNPFHTELLWSRMLREGFWGLGGGPVIYAAMSAIDTALWDIKGKALGLPVYELLGGKTNGKLRSYASQLQFDWDKEVTKLNDPADYARATEKALKDGYDAVKVDPIVYDKDGNTHFDRTKLFTKPELKLFKARLQAIRDTMGEDGDIIFECHSLLGASTAIQLGDIVEEIGCLYYEEPVNYLNSKLHDKVAKNVNVPIAGGERLYHRWDVRPYLEDQSLDVLQPDVGLCGGFTEAKKVCDYADIYDVRIQAHVCGGPVATAASLHLETAIPNFLIHEHHTYAIKDWNRELCIQDPQPVNGFIEAPDTPGIGIDLNDEVVYRSPHMTVTELK
- a CDS encoding class II aldolase/adducin family protein; amino-acid sequence: MFSLPTLSLKGKVSEQEWQTRVDLAACYRLVADMRWGDLIYTHISAKVPGTDHYLVNAFGLTFDEVTASNLVKVDLDGNILDDTPYGINPAGFTIHSAIHEVRHDAQCVIHLHTLATISVASVKGGLKPWSQYSMFSLPSLSYHSYEGLAVDDSEKKRLQDDLGDTNHMLLPNHGGLTLGPTVGDAFMRFYDLQRACEIQLALMQSNESVIEIPQSIIDGIYAQANVVHSGETGGQKAWPAMLRKAYKLDPSFCE